A section of the Subtercola frigoramans genome encodes:
- the rsgA gene encoding ribosome small subunit-dependent GTPase A: protein MSWWSDGAEDDPDEFDEFDESTIRMRPNPKGNRPRTKTRPEHADAVRGRVLSVDRGRFGVLVNENTPEEALITASRARELGRLGIVTGDRVDLVGDTSGAEGSLSRIVRVDERTTLLRRSADDSDAVERIIVANADQMLIVVAAGNPEPRANLIDRYLIAAFDAGLAPILCITKTDVADPESFLSQFDCFDLEIISGDKDSFPIGALKELLVGHTTVTVGHSGVGKSTLVNALVPGTDRAVGRVNDVTGRGRHTSSSTVCLRVLGDDGASGWIIDTPGVRSFGLGHVDPANILRSFANYAIPAATLPPEAQGIALTQAHDWEIVDRIAAGELGESGKARLESLQKIISTLEK, encoded by the coding sequence ACCAAGACCAGGCCCGAACACGCAGACGCGGTTCGCGGCCGGGTCTTGTCGGTCGACCGCGGCCGATTCGGCGTGCTGGTCAACGAGAACACTCCGGAGGAGGCGCTGATCACGGCCTCCCGGGCGAGGGAATTGGGCCGGCTCGGAATCGTCACCGGCGACCGCGTCGACCTCGTCGGCGACACCAGTGGTGCCGAGGGCAGTCTGTCGCGCATCGTCAGGGTCGACGAGCGCACCACCCTGCTGCGTCGGAGCGCCGACGACAGCGACGCCGTCGAGCGCATCATCGTGGCAAACGCCGACCAGATGCTCATCGTCGTGGCTGCGGGCAACCCCGAACCCCGCGCGAACCTGATCGACCGGTACCTGATCGCCGCGTTCGACGCGGGGCTCGCGCCCATCCTGTGCATCACCAAGACCGACGTGGCCGACCCCGAATCGTTTCTCAGCCAGTTCGACTGCTTCGATCTGGAGATCATCAGTGGGGACAAGGACTCCTTTCCGATCGGTGCACTGAAGGAACTGCTCGTCGGGCACACCACAGTGACGGTCGGTCATTCCGGCGTCGGCAAGTCGACCCTCGTCAACGCGCTCGTCCCAGGCACCGATCGTGCCGTGGGCCGGGTCAACGATGTGACCGGCAGAGGTCGCCACACCTCGTCGTCGACCGTCTGCCTTCGTGTGCTGGGCGACGATGGAGCTTCTGGCTGGATCATCGACACCCCGGGCGTGCGATCGTTCGGCCTGGGTCACGTCGACCCGGCGAACATCCTGCGATCGTTTGCGAACTATGCCATTCCGGCGGCCACCCTCCCCCCAGAGGCGCAGGGAATCGCTCTCACCCAGGCCCACGACTGGGAGATCGTCGACCGCATCGCCGCCGGCGAACTCGGCGAAAGCGGAAAGGCTCGCCTGGAATCGCTCCAGAAGATCATCAGCACACTCGAGAAGTGA
- a CDS encoding inositol monophosphatase family protein, with product MTFSLSDDLALAQRLADAADRISLSRFCSLDLVVDQKPDRTPVTDADRAVERAIRLGLATERPGDSILGEEFGTEGESTRQWIIDPIDGTANFLRGVPVWATLIALVIDGVPSVGVVSSPALGKRWWASLGNGAWMTEHDAGGSTHDAEGSTVEPRRLSVSKVADLADASISYNSLKGWDEAGHLDALLRLSRTVWRTRAYGEMWAYMMVAEGLVDVAGEFDLQPYDVAALIPIVEEAGGVFTSVEGDPAIGSGSALATNGLLHGETVRLLKS from the coding sequence GTGACTTTCTCCCTGAGCGACGACCTCGCCCTTGCACAGCGACTGGCCGACGCAGCCGACAGGATCTCGCTCAGCCGCTTTTGTTCGCTCGATCTCGTGGTCGACCAGAAGCCCGATCGCACACCGGTGACGGATGCCGACAGGGCAGTCGAACGCGCCATCCGACTCGGGCTCGCGACGGAACGCCCCGGCGACTCGATCCTCGGTGAGGAATTCGGCACCGAAGGCGAGTCGACGAGGCAGTGGATCATCGATCCCATCGATGGCACGGCGAACTTCCTGCGCGGTGTGCCGGTCTGGGCCACCCTCATCGCGCTCGTGATCGACGGCGTGCCGAGCGTCGGAGTGGTGAGTTCCCCGGCTCTGGGCAAGCGCTGGTGGGCATCCCTCGGCAACGGCGCATGGATGACGGAGCACGACGCAGGGGGCAGCACTCACGATGCAGAGGGCAGCACCGTCGAGCCCCGGCGCCTCAGTGTGTCGAAGGTCGCCGACCTCGCGGACGCCTCGATCAGCTACAACAGTCTCAAGGGGTGGGACGAAGCCGGCCACCTCGATGCCCTGCTCCGCCTCAGCCGCACTGTCTGGCGCACCCGCGCCTACGGGGAGATGTGGGCGTACATGATGGTCGCAGAGGGTCTGGTCGACGTCGCGGGTGAATTCGACCTGCAGCCCTACGACGTCGCCGCGCTCATTCCCATCGTCGAAGAGGCAGGTGGAGTCTTCACGAGCGTCGAGGGAGATCCGGCAATCGGATCAGGGAGTGCACTGGCAACGAATGGACTCCTGCACGGCGAAACGGTGAGACTGCTGAAAAGCTAG